The Caenorhabditis elegans chromosome II genome has a segment encoding these proteins:
- the msrp-3 gene encoding Anther-specific protein BCP1-like (Confirmed by transcript evidence): MRRQTAAIFVLLGLLAVFVVQGSTDDTDASEDTAESPAPDNANTVAPNVGAASTSTAKESATDPPPAGTPAPEKAAEAEAAEATVASFTPIYSTLAAFAIVLAHAL, from the coding sequence ATGAGACGTCAAACGGCTGCCATCTTTGTCCTCCTTGGTCTTCTCGCCGTCTTTGTGGTACAAGGATCAACTGACGACACTGATGCATCTGAAGACACTGCTGAATCTCCAGCTCCAGATAATGCTAATACGGTCGCCCCTAACGTCGGCGCTGCTAGCACATCAACTGCAAAAGAATCAGCAACTGATCCACCACCGGCTGGAACTCCAGCTCCTGAAAAAGCCGCTGAAGCTGAAGCAGCTGAAGCAACTGTAGCATCATTCACTCCGATCTACTCAACCTTGGCTGCTTTTGCCATTGTGTTGGCTCATGCTCTCTGA
- the F46F5.5 gene encoding Lon proteolytic domain-containing protein (Partially confirmed by transcript evidence), translating into MRARRAKHQILQLSNTTPSPIIEDKRRSTSEPTRRQAPSDSKGTNQRHHRTPPASSSPQVVTFGECTVNGVMIKHHKDKNGTVVSREASLLTIECDISPATMDELVQIANQSQEMAMSITHGYAAAQHYIRRLGDPIVPRFTSIRYVTSSRLRGPSGVLATALSVIFAVKGWSMPHDILVTGSLGTGGKVEMVGSIKEKVKLARNMNMTAIVPLGNLDEVPKMLKDEVITVSSLKEAVEIIRMRIGSNDISC; encoded by the exons ATGAGGGCTCGTCGTGCGAAGCATCAGATTCTCCAGCTCTCCAACACCACTCCATCTCCAATTATCGAGGACAAGAGGCGCTCAACTAGTGAGCCGACGAGAAGGCAGGCGCCGAGTGATTCTAAAGGGACCAACCAACGTCATCACCGGACACCGCCTGCCTCCAGCTCACCACAAGTTGTGACATTTGGAGAGTGTACCGTCAATGGAGTGATGATAAAGCACCACAAGGACAAAAATGGAACCGTTGTAAGCAGAGAAGCTTCGCTTCTAACGATCGAGTGCGATATTTCGCCGGCTACAATGGACGAGTTGGTGCAAATTGCAAATCAATCACAAGAGATGGCAATGTCTATAACTCATGGGTATGCTGCAGCACAGCACTACATTCGCCGTCTTGGTGATCCAATCGTTCCACGATTTACATCGATTCGATATGTGACCTCATCTCGTCTGCGAGGACCTAGCGGTGTTTTGGCCACTGCACTCTCTGTGATTTTCGCTGTGAAAGGATGGTCTATGCCGCACGACATTCTTGTGACAGGGTCACTTGGAACAGGAGGCAAAGTGGAAATG GTCGGATCTATCAAAGAAAAGGTGAAATTGGCACGGAACATGAACATGACGGCAATAGTTCCACTTGGCAACCTTGATGAAGTTCCAAAGATGTTGAAGGATGAAGTCATAACGGTCTCCAGTTTGAAAGAAGCAGTCGAAATAATTCGCATGCGTATTGGCTCTAATGATATTTCATGCTGA
- the F46F5.11 gene encoding Exostosin domain-containing protein (Confirmed by transcript evidence) translates to MQWCVRALLFILSVTLCYFMFIRFTKIDLKAKIDEPISEVVEIKTGNKWIVVTSVSAPTEDVKRLASFPDWNLVVVADTKTPLDWKLKNVHFLSVEYQKKLPFSMSSLLPYKSYTRKNIGYLYAISHGAEWIYDTDDDNKPFGQGLKQFNFEESVSGVRYQPNLMSSQEISQRLFNPYEFYGVDQMWPRGFPLEHIEKHKNRNDSQVLCYEMKRAAVQQGLVHHDPDVDAIYRLLHADSKNGLNLQFNKFAPPITLSVGSYSPWNSQNTLFHKSAFHTLFLPTTVSFRTTDIWRSFISQKILHLSGLTVSFVPTNAVQFRNAHNYLKDFKDEKQVYEDSGRMIDYLHNWKCSPENSKQIENCIKQLVNDLVKVKLWGEQDAVLTELFLADLKDMRFEFPSLVGDNFKEPYFPSTNEISRDVNCRRMQLSFELKDPRKTEKDENVQRAAQKINYFGDIAQWCNETGYSNLTGIFSSPEQLAREHDNSYVFKKDLNSVLIVVNNYPWKYGMGLLQRLYQPYFATTIFCGSWYPENFTEIDNFTTTLYPINYVHLNEAEIHQGYFGYHCLTVVKEMGLSNVEGYFLMADDAIFNIWQRIDYSRVFHLHGSYNTENEWHFRDHGGQRVVTILKAIKSTTDKKLLAAWDRFDKGLQKYGYYNETDNAEEQMKSPIGKSISDFYYIPTSESEYYAHLMRLFYDNQLFLEIAVNRFLRSVNHSTSLYAKTCYLWGNRAKWDTVYHKDMVAMHPVKISQFMKPGEARKRYCASILQTWSDIVFGGSQDFTVKSDNEVDYINGFPVR, encoded by the exons ATGCAATGGTGTGTAAGGGCACTGTTGTTTATTTTATCCGTAACGTTATGTTATTTTATGTTCATTAGATTCACAAAAATAGATCTCAAAGCAAAAATCGATGAGCCAATATCAGAGGTTGTTGAAATAAAGACTGGAAATAAATGGATCGTTGTCACAAGTGTCAGTGCTCCAACCGAAGATGTTAAG agacttGCCTCATTTCCAGACTGGAATTTGGTTGTCGTTGCGGATACAAAAACGCCACTGGACtggaagctgaaaaatgtgcacTTTTTGTCAGTTGAATATCAAAAGAAATTGC cattttccATGTCTTCATTGCTTCCTTACAAATCATACACCCGGAAAAACATTGGATATTTGTATGCTATTTCTCACGGAGCTGAATGGATATATGACACTGACGATGACAACAAGCCTTTTG GTCAAGGACTGAAacagtttaattttgaagagaGTGTATCTGGAGTTCGGTATCAACCTAATTTAATGAGTAGTCAAGAGATATC ACAACGGCTTTTCAATCCATATGAGTTTTATGGAGTGGATCAAATGTGGCCAAGAGGATTCCCATTGGAACATATTGAG AAACATAAGAACAGAAATGATTCTCAAGTTTTGTGTTATGAAATGAAGAGAGCCGCCGTTCAACAAGGTTTGGTACATCACGATCCGGACGTCGACGCCATTTATAg attgcttCATGCCGACTCTAAAAATGGCTTAAACTTGCAGTTCAATAAGTTTGCGCCTCCCATAACTTTATCAGTTGGCTCATATTCTCCATGGAACTCTCAGAATACTCTATTCCACAAATCAGCGTTTCACACTTTATTTCTACCCACTACTGTTTCATTCAG AACAACTGATATTTGGAGGTCTtttatttctcagaaaattcttCACTTATCCGGATTGACTGTTTCATTTGTTCCAACTAACGCTGTTCAGTTCAGAAATGCTCATAACTATTTGAAAGATTTCAAGGACGAGAAGCAAGTTTATGAAGATTCTGGAAGGATGATTGACTATCTACACAACTGGAAATGTTCTCCTGAAAACTCTAAGCAGatagaaaattgcattaaacaGTTGGTAAATGATCTCGTAAAGGTAAAACTCTGGGGTGAACAAGATGCAGTTTTGACGGAACTTTTTCTGGCCGATTTGAAGGATATGAG atttgaattCCCCAGTTTAGTCGGAGACAACTTTAAGGAGCCTTACTTCCCTTCAACAAACGAAATTTCAAGAGATGTAAACTGCAGACGTATGCAATTAAGTTTTGAATTAAAGGATccaagaaaaacggaaaaagatGAG AATGTGCAACGAGCTGctcagaaaattaattatttcggAGATATTGCTCAATGGTGTAACGAAACAGGATATTCTA ATTTAACAGGCATTTTCTCATCTCCTGAGCAACTTGCCAGAGAGCATGATAATTcgtatgttttcaaaaaggaTTTGAATAGT GTTCTGATTGTCGTCAACAACTATCCATGGAAATATGGAATGGGATTGCTTCAAAGACTCTACCAACCATATTTTGCAACGACAATTTTCTGTGGTTCCTGGTATCCGGAAAACTTTACAGAAATTGATAACTTCACCACAACTTTGTATCCAATCAATTACGTTCATCTGAATGAGGCTGAAATTCACCAAGGGTATTTTGGATATCATTGTCTCACTGTGGTGAAGGAAATGGGATTGAGCAATGTGGAAGGATATTTCCTCATGGCTGATGACGCGATCTTCAATATCTGGCAAAGAATTGATTATTCAAGAGTTTTTCATTTGCATGGTTCTTACAATACTGAGAATGAATGGCATTTTCGAGATCATG GTGGACAACGAGTCGTGACTATTTTGAAAGCAATCAAGAGCACAACTGACAAGAAGCTTCTAGCTGCCTGGGACAGATTTGACAAAGGATTGCAAAAATATGGATACTACAACGAAACAGATAACGCAGAAGAACAGATGAAAAGTCCAATTGGCAAGAGTATTTCTGATTT CTACTATATACCAACATCTGAAAGTGAATATTACGCTCATCTCATGCGATTATTCTATGACAATCAGTTATTCTTGGAAATTGCTGTTAATCGGTTTTTGAGATCTGTTAACCATTCAAC ATCACTCTATGCAAAAACTTGTTATCTATGGGGAAATCGTGCAAAATGGGATACAGTTTACCACAAGGATATGGTTGCAATGCATCCTGTTAAAATTAGTCAATTTATGAAACCGGGTGAAGCAAGGAAAAG GTACTGCGCTTCAATATTACAAACTTGGTCGGATATTGTTTTTGGAGGATCTCAGGATTTCACTGTTAAAAGCGATAACGAAGTAGATTATATTAATGGGTTTCCAGTGCGTTAA